In Phycisphaerales bacterium, the sequence TGGCACCCCACCCTCGGCATGAACGCCGCATACGTCGGCGGAGCCTACGTCTTCGGCGCCTTCCGAGGCCAAACCTCCGGCGGCAGCAGCCCCTTCGGAAACCCCGCGCCCGCCCCCAACCCCCGCACCTCAGGCGGTCAGTTCTACGTCCAGTCCTTCGACGCCATCAAACGCCCCAGCCAACTCATCATCTTCGCTTCCGCCCGCGCCGGCGACGTGATCAATGGCGGCGCCTTCTGGAACTACGGTGCCGCCATCCCCAACTCCGGCACAATCCGCCCCGGCCACTGGGCCGTCCTCCCGCCCGCCGCCTCGCCCAATGGACGCGGCTCATACTCCCAGCCCTACTCCCTCGCCAACGCCTGGATCTCCTCCAACACCTACAACCCCGCCCAAATCCCCGGCGCCTGGGGCATGATGGACCTGCGCCACGACAACCACGCCGTCACCGTCACCGCCGATGGCCACGCCGAACTCCAGACCCTCGAGCAACTCCGCGACATGCGGAAGTGGTCCAACGTCGCGAACAAGCCCAACTGGACCTTCCCGACGAACATCCGCCAGATCCAGTGGTGATCTCCCGGTCGTATGCCAAGCGAGACATCACACATCGTCGCGCGGTTGTTCATGCAACTGATCACACGATGTTCGCGCTGAATGGAATCAATAATTCCGATCGCCTCCTGCAACCGTCACAAACACGGCCCGGTATAACCTCGTATCGAGGCGCCCGTTCGGGTAACAAGGCCTCGCGGTGCATTCGCACAACTGAATACATGCAGGAGAATCTCATGTCCCTCATCCGCCGCGGCTTCACACTCATCGAACTTCTCGTCGTCATCGCCATCATCGCTCTCCTCATCAGCCTGCTCCTCCCCTCGTTCGCCGCCGCCAAGACCACGGCCAAATCGCTCAAGGAGCAGGGCGTTGCCCACCAGATGGTTACGGCATCAGTTGCGTACCAGTCGGACTCAAAGGACATGATC encodes:
- a CDS encoding prepilin-type N-terminal cleavage/methylation domain-containing protein — translated: MSSPRRALTLLEVLVALAVLILFLATAFPARRATLDAASAARELAAAKDQLIALRSYASDNRGRIMPSAAHWAWVHQPESAYSLFPRNPWNTSRRMSGSEVKVWTLHLMGAGYLRPETFVVDRATRNVFDARSPLPQTVSANIESYTISSRQTAYAWHPTLGMNAAYVGGAYVFGAFRGQTSGGSSPFGNPAPAPNPRTSGGQFYVQSFDAIKRPSQLIIFASARAGDVINGGAFWNYGAAIPNSGTIRPGHWAVLPPAASPNGRGSYSQPYSLANAWISSNTYNPAQIPGAWGMMDLRHDNHAVTVTADGHAELQTLEQLRDMRKWSNVANKPNWTFPTNIRQIQW